A stretch of DNA from Vagococcus intermedius:
AGCTGGATCTAAAACTAATACTGTAAAGACTGCAACAGTCAAGTCATTTAGCCATTGGGATTATTCGAAAAAAACGCTTTAAGGAGTGAATATTATCAAAAAACATATGTATAAATTATCATTTTTTATAAGCTTATTTTTAATTTTTCAATTACAAGTGTTAAGTTATATCATCTGGTATTTAACAAATGAAGGTCTTATTAACGGAGTTTTAGATAAATATTTATTATTTAAATCTCCGTTAATAATAATTCCCATTACGTTTCTATTGTATTCTATATATGGTTTATTCAATATAGAGAAAAATAACTAGGGATAACGCCACATTATGTTAACTAAAAAGAGGTAGTACTCAAAAAATCTGACTACTACCTCTAACTTCTTATAATTTTAAAAATAGATCTGTTACAAAGCTTATAATTAAAGCCAGTATTCCAAAAATTAATGTAAAAGTGAATACAATCAGTATTTTCTCTTTAAAGTAACTTTTATTATTTCGTTTTCTTTGTAATTCCTCTAAATTTAAATCGCCTTCAGAAAAAGCAATAATCTCTTTAAACGTTTTTACATTGTATTTCTTTTTTGCTATTTCTATTTTAATAGCAAAGTACATAGCTATTGCCCAAAGTATACCAAATGGTATGTAGCCTTTTATACCAAATATCATTATACTTGGAACTCCTATAATCAATACTAAAAATAAAAATAGTAACATCCCTTTAGTATCTCTATCCATTTTTTCTTTTGCTACAATATTTTTCATAGTCATCATATCCCCTTTAACTAATTCATCTAAAGAGATCTCAAAAAGAATACTTAGTGCAACTAAATTATGGATATCAGGATATGTCTTATCATTTTCCCATTTTGAAATAGTTTGACGAGTAACATATATTTTCTCGGCTAACACTTCTTGAGAATATCCTTTTAATTCACGATATTTTTTTAATTGCTTACTAAAATTCATTTTTGTTTCCTCCTTGTAATTTTAGAGTACATTCTGTTAAGGAAAATATCTGTCTATTGTAAGTTCCAATCACTATTTATCTAGTGTATATGTTTGTTTACATTGCTGTAAAGAGGATATACGAACTTGGTTTAACATGATTTTATGTTAACTGTGACGTTTGCAAGAGAAAAACATGGACAATCACCCTATAAAATATTTGAAGTCATAAGAAACGTTCTGATGGCTTTTTAACTTGGCGTAATGCTTCATATGTTAAGTTCGATAGAAAGTATTAACTTCTATTGAATAGCTAAATACAAAAAAATAATATACAATTATAGACGAAATAAAGCATACTTAATTATTAATTATAACAAAAAGTACCATAATTACTATATGTATGTTATACTATGTAAGTAATCAATTTTGAAACGTGAACTAGAGTCTTTGTTATACCTATATAATAATATAATTCTTACTTTTGCTTATCAAATATTTTTTGCAACAAATAGCATATAATAAATATGCACTAGGAGGAATTTTATATGAATAAAGGTACAGTAAAATGGTTTAATGCAGACAAAGGTTTTGGTTTTATCACTGGAGAAGATGGCAATGATTTATTTGCTCATTTTTCAGCTATTCAATCAGATGGTTTTAAAACACTAGACGAAGGTCAAGCAGTTACATTTGATACAGAAGAAGGCCAACGTGGCATGCAAGCTGTTAATATTTGTAAAGCATAAATATAAACGTATAAAGTCACAATTTTGTGGCTTTTTTTATTTGGGAGGAGAGTGCTTATGGTACCAGGACAATGGAAACCTCAAGAATATTTAACACAGAATAAATCCTTTTATGAGAATCAAAATATATCATTTATGTATAATAAAAAGCTATGTGTCGGTAAAATAGATAAATTGTTAACAAATTCAGTGATAGTATCACTTCCAATACATAAATCGAATGATATTGCAGAAAAAACTGTTATTAATTATAAAGATTTAACTGTTATATAATTTGATTTAGTATAAATTTATTTAAAAATCCATCAGAATAATTCTGATGGATTTTTATTTTTGTAAAATTAAGATTATGTCTGCCGAATAGTTAAATAACTAATTTTTATTTTTCTTAGTAACATTTTTATGCTTTGCCAACTCTAACCAAACAGGAACTGTATTAATCAAAAGAATGATTGAAATAAAAAAATAAATATAACTATTTTTATATCCAGTTGAGTTTAATCCCATCATTACTATTATTAATAAAATATTCAATAACGTACTAACAAAAAAACTTGTACTTAATTTTTCTTTACTTTCTTTAACTTCTAATTTCTTAATCATAGTAATGTCCCCTTTTATTAATTCATCTAAAGAGATCTCATAAACATCACTCAATAAAATTAAACTTGTGACATCAGGTAAGCTTTTAGAATTTTCCCAACTAGATATAGTTTGTCTAGATACATGAATTTTATCCGCCAATTCATCTTGGGTTAAATTCAAGTGTTTACGTTTAATTTTTATTATTTCTCCAATGTTCATTTCGTTCTCCTTACTCATTACCTTATTTGATATTCTATGTTTTTTCCATCAAGGATGGCTTACATTCATTTATATTATACCAATGTAAAGGTCTTTTGACGTTGAAATATAAGTAATGATTTTAACTTGGTATAATGTATATTATATCCACTTATATTTTTAAATATATTTTGTATTAATTTTAATCAATATATAGTAAAATTATACTTAATTCCGCCCTAGTTACCAGTTATATGAAAGTCTAACTTAAATTACAGTCTACGGACGGATAGTGGAACTCACAAAGTAATTTATTAGGGGAGGTATTAAAGATAAATGACTAAAATTAAAGATAAGCAAGATATAATAGCTCTCGACAAGAAGATTTATAAACGTTTTTTAAAAGATCAATTTACAAAAGATATTATAGATATTACCGATAATAAAATACTAGTAACTTATCAAACTAAAAAAGAATGGGATCAACTTTTAAAAAAACTTAGTAAACCTGTTTCAATTTATTCTGATAAAAACCCTTACAAGTCAGCCCCTAAAAAAAAGAAAAAGAGATTGTCTAAATCTGCTTTCATAAAAAAACAAAAGAAGGATTATCATCAAAGGCACTGGAAAGGAATGGCTTATGGAGATAAAACCCAAGCTGGCGAAGTAACTGTAGAAAAAATAAAATAAAAATATATGTATCCTTAAAAAAAGTAAAATCACTATAATTGCGTTTATTATCACTATTTAAAAGGCCTTCAGAATGATTCTGAAGGCCTTTTAAATTTATATATGACTGATAG
This window harbors:
- a CDS encoding helix-turn-helix domain-containing protein, whose protein sequence is MNFSKQLKKYRELKGYSQEVLAEKIYVTRQTISKWENDKTYPDIHNLVALSILFEISLDELVKGDMMTMKNIVAKEKMDRDTKGMLLFLFLVLIIGVPSIMIFGIKGYIPFGILWAIAMYFAIKIEIAKKKYNVKTFKEIIAFSEGDLNLEELQRKRNNKSYFKEKILIVFTFTLIFGILALIISFVTDLFLKL
- a CDS encoding cold-shock protein; this encodes MNKGTVKWFNADKGFGFITGEDGNDLFAHFSAIQSDGFKTLDEGQAVTFDTEEGQRGMQAVNICKA
- a CDS encoding helix-turn-helix domain-containing protein; protein product: MNIGEIIKIKRKHLNLTQDELADKIHVSRQTISSWENSKSLPDVTSLILLSDVYEISLDELIKGDITMIKKLEVKESKEKLSTSFFVSTLLNILLIIVMMGLNSTGYKNSYIYFFISIILLINTVPVWLELAKHKNVTKKNKN